The following proteins are encoded in a genomic region of Arachis stenosperma cultivar V10309 chromosome 4, arast.V10309.gnm1.PFL2, whole genome shotgun sequence:
- the LOC130974170 gene encoding beta-glucosidase 11-like isoform X2, with protein MKDKVELLLLCAEVLVALLVLPSCVYTLSKDEFPTEFVFGASTSAYQVEGAANEDGRKPSIWDTFAHSDNGNLYDGDGDITCDQYHKYKEDVQLMANMGLDAYRLSISWSRLIPDGRGEINPKGLQYYNNLINELISHGIQPHVTLHHWDLPQKLEDEYGGWVSRRIVKDFTEYADVCFREFGDRGMQNGFVGFNILTVGLAPQTNSSEDITATQRVQDFYHGWYLHPFIFGDYPETMKKIVRSRLPSFTKKESNLVKDSMDFLGINFYYSFLVKNNVQMDHRDYMADMAADLIFPDGTPFEEVPITPWSLQGVLDSFKNTYGNFPLYIHENGQQTPRNSSLDDWPRVKYLQEYIGCMLDSVRSGLNVKGYFVWSFLDAFELLSGYEFSYGLYFVDLKDPSLSRQPKLSAKWYSDFLKTRPMDPNVTMQIQKNNSPMLDSL; from the exons ATGAAGGATAAGGTAGAGTTATTATTACTATGTGCAGAGGTTCTTGTAGCACTGCTGGTCCTCCCTTCATGTGTTTATACCTTAAGCAAAGATGAATTTCCAACTGAATTTGTTTTTGGTGCATCAACTTCAGCTTATCAG GTTGAAGGTGCAGCAAATGAAGATGGAAGAAAGCCTAGCATATGGGATACTTTTGCCCATTCTGATAATG GGAATTTGTATGATGGTGATGGAGACATTACTTGTGATCAATATCATAAGTACAAG GAAGATGTTCAACTTATGGCTAACATGGGCTTAGATGCCTATAGACTTTCCATATCTTGGTCAAGACTTATTCCGG ATGGAAGAGGAGAAATCAATCCCAAGGGATTGCAGTATTACAACAACCTTATCAATGAACTCATAAGCCATG GAATTCAACCGCATGTGACATTACACCACTGGGACCTTCCACAAAAACTGGAGGACGAATACGGCGGATGGGTCAGCCGGAGAATTGT GAAAGACTTCACAGAATATGCAGATGTATGCTTCAGAGAATTCGGTGACAGA GGGATGCAGAATGGGTTTGTTGGGTTTAATATCCTTACTGTTGGTCTTGCTCCACAAACAAATAGTAGTGAAGATATCACTGCTACACAAAGAGTTCAAGATTTCTATCATGGGTG GTATCTACATCCTTTTATATTTGGGGACTATCCTGAAACAATGAAAAAGATCGTGCGCTCGAGGCTTCCTTCCTTCACGAAAAAGGAATCGAATCTGGTTAAGGACTCAATGGACTTTCTAGGAATAAACTTTTATTACTCATTTCTTGTCAAGAATAATGTGCAAATGGATCATAGAGATTACATGGCAGACATGGCAGCCGATCTTATAT TTCCTGATGGAACACCTTTTGAGGAG GTTCCAATCACACCCTGGAGTTTGCAAGGGGTGCTGGACTCATTCAAGAACACTTATGGCAATTTTCCGCTTTACATACACGAAAACG GACAACAAACGCCGCGCAACTCGTCACTGGATGACTGGCCAAGGGTGAAGTACTTGCAAGAATACATTGGTTGCATGCTTGATTCAGTGAG GAGTGGCTTAAATGTAAAAGGGTATTTTGTATGGTCCTTCTTGGATGCATTTGAGTTACTGAGTGGATATGAGTTCAGCTATGGCCTATATTTCGTTGACTTGAAGGATCCAAGCTTGAGTAGGCAACCCAAACTCTCTGCTAAATGGTACTCAGATTTCCTCAAAACAAGGCCAATGGACCCAAATGTCACCATGCAAATTCAGAAGAACAATTCTCCTATGCTTGATTCCCTTTAA
- the LOC130974170 gene encoding beta-glucosidase 10-like isoform X1, producing the protein MKDKVELLLLCAEVLVALLVLPSCVYTLSKDEFPTEFVFGASTSAYQVEGAANEDGRKPSIWDTFAHSDNGNLYDGDGDITCDQYHKYKEDVQLMANMGLDAYRLSISWSRLIPDGRGEINPKGLQYYNNLINELISHGIQPHVTLHHWDLPQKLEDEYGGWVSRRIVKDFTEYADVCFREFGDRVKYWTTVNEANVFAIFGYDLGMLPPQHCSPSLYFNCSKGNSSTEPYLVTHNILLAHGSASRLYRNKYKGMQNGFVGFNILTVGLAPQTNSSEDITATQRVQDFYHGWYLHPFIFGDYPETMKKIVRSRLPSFTKKESNLVKDSMDFLGINFYYSFLVKNNVQMDHRDYMADMAADLIFPDGTPFEEVPITPWSLQGVLDSFKNTYGNFPLYIHENGQQTPRNSSLDDWPRVKYLQEYIGCMLDSVRSGLNVKGYFVWSFLDAFELLSGYEFSYGLYFVDLKDPSLSRQPKLSAKWYSDFLKTRPMDPNVTMQIQKNNSPMLDSL; encoded by the exons ATGAAGGATAAGGTAGAGTTATTATTACTATGTGCAGAGGTTCTTGTAGCACTGCTGGTCCTCCCTTCATGTGTTTATACCTTAAGCAAAGATGAATTTCCAACTGAATTTGTTTTTGGTGCATCAACTTCAGCTTATCAG GTTGAAGGTGCAGCAAATGAAGATGGAAGAAAGCCTAGCATATGGGATACTTTTGCCCATTCTGATAATG GGAATTTGTATGATGGTGATGGAGACATTACTTGTGATCAATATCATAAGTACAAG GAAGATGTTCAACTTATGGCTAACATGGGCTTAGATGCCTATAGACTTTCCATATCTTGGTCAAGACTTATTCCGG ATGGAAGAGGAGAAATCAATCCCAAGGGATTGCAGTATTACAACAACCTTATCAATGAACTCATAAGCCATG GAATTCAACCGCATGTGACATTACACCACTGGGACCTTCCACAAAAACTGGAGGACGAATACGGCGGATGGGTCAGCCGGAGAATTGT GAAAGACTTCACAGAATATGCAGATGTATGCTTCAGAGAATTCGGTGACAGAGTAAAGTATTGGACCACAGTGAATGAAGCTAATGTGTTTGCGATTTTCGGTTATGATTTAGGAATGTTGCCGCCACAACATTGTTCTCCTTCCCTTTACTTTAACTGCTCTAAAGGAAATTCCTCAACTGAGCCATATTTGGTAACTCATAATATATTGTTAGCACATGGATCAGCTTCTAGATTGTATAGGAACAAGTATAAG GGGATGCAGAATGGGTTTGTTGGGTTTAATATCCTTACTGTTGGTCTTGCTCCACAAACAAATAGTAGTGAAGATATCACTGCTACACAAAGAGTTCAAGATTTCTATCATGGGTG GTATCTACATCCTTTTATATTTGGGGACTATCCTGAAACAATGAAAAAGATCGTGCGCTCGAGGCTTCCTTCCTTCACGAAAAAGGAATCGAATCTGGTTAAGGACTCAATGGACTTTCTAGGAATAAACTTTTATTACTCATTTCTTGTCAAGAATAATGTGCAAATGGATCATAGAGATTACATGGCAGACATGGCAGCCGATCTTATAT TTCCTGATGGAACACCTTTTGAGGAG GTTCCAATCACACCCTGGAGTTTGCAAGGGGTGCTGGACTCATTCAAGAACACTTATGGCAATTTTCCGCTTTACATACACGAAAACG GACAACAAACGCCGCGCAACTCGTCACTGGATGACTGGCCAAGGGTGAAGTACTTGCAAGAATACATTGGTTGCATGCTTGATTCAGTGAG GAGTGGCTTAAATGTAAAAGGGTATTTTGTATGGTCCTTCTTGGATGCATTTGAGTTACTGAGTGGATATGAGTTCAGCTATGGCCTATATTTCGTTGACTTGAAGGATCCAAGCTTGAGTAGGCAACCCAAACTCTCTGCTAAATGGTACTCAGATTTCCTCAAAACAAGGCCAATGGACCCAAATGTCACCATGCAAATTCAGAAGAACAATTCTCCTATGCTTGATTCCCTTTAA